In Geminocystis sp. NIES-3708, a single window of DNA contains:
- a CDS encoding glycosyltransferase family 4 protein — protein MEKIKIAFHQQGARRNYALPLVLYQQGLLQNLFTDFYAYSWMIEWARATEKLSNGKISITGNLCKRRQNGLPDDKVYSLDWLFLFSNFPKKNLSYQESYLLNQKISFFIAQLIKNEKEVISHIYCYSFSAKNCREVAKTKILIVDQIHTPIKSFLPILTEEMKIHSDWSNEISLLSGMEELYLPKEQEDKESIDFFFAPSDSVKESLINDLCIDEEKVYLNPYPAPFWLYNYNTTFKENSTRIMRSSTSGDKLRILFVGNVDLRKGVPYLLQALRKLNPHKFTARIVGSIGINESKVKEYSDIVTFMGKLDKQELAKQYEWADVFVFPSLSEGSAGVIYEAMAFGLAVITTKSSGSWVTHGIEGLIIEERNIEQIVESLLMYMENPNLVDLHGQNSWQKIKSFNIEETGIRLKNLFSLIS, from the coding sequence ATGGAAAAAATAAAAATAGCTTTTCATCAACAGGGAGCTAGGCGAAATTATGCCCTCCCCTTAGTCTTATATCAGCAAGGTTTGCTACAAAACTTATTCACAGACTTTTATGCCTACTCTTGGATGATAGAATGGGCAAGAGCCACAGAAAAATTAAGCAATGGTAAAATATCAATAACAGGTAACTTATGTAAACGAAGACAAAATGGTTTACCAGATGATAAGGTTTATAGTTTAGACTGGTTATTTTTATTCTCTAACTTTCCAAAAAAAAATCTCTCTTATCAAGAATCATATTTACTTAATCAAAAAATTTCTTTTTTTATTGCTCAACTCATTAAAAATGAAAAGGAAGTCATAAGTCATATTTACTGTTATTCTTTTAGTGCTAAAAATTGTAGAGAAGTTGCTAAGACAAAAATACTGATCGTTGACCAAATTCACACTCCAATAAAATCATTTCTACCCATATTGACTGAGGAGATGAAAATTCATTCTGATTGGAGTAATGAAATAAGTTTATTATCTGGAATGGAAGAATTATATCTGCCAAAAGAACAGGAGGATAAAGAATCAATCGACTTTTTTTTTGCTCCGTCAGATTCGGTAAAAGAAAGCCTAATCAATGACTTATGTATTGATGAAGAAAAAGTTTATCTCAATCCGTATCCCGCCCCTTTCTGGTTATACAACTACAACACAACCTTTAAAGAAAACTCAACAAGGATAATGAGAAGTTCTACTTCGGGGGATAAGCTAAGAATTTTGTTTGTCGGTAACGTTGACCTCAGAAAAGGTGTACCCTATTTACTACAAGCTCTCAGAAAATTAAATCCTCATAAATTTACCGCTAGAATTGTTGGCTCAATAGGAATTAACGAAAGTAAGGTGAAGGAATATTCAGATATTGTAACCTTTATGGGGAAACTTGATAAACAGGAGTTAGCTAAACAGTATGAATGGGCTGATGTATTTGTTTTTCCAAGCTTATCGGAAGGGAGTGCCGGGGTTATTTATGAAGCAATGGCTTTTGGTTTGGCGGTTATAACCACAAAATCATCGGGTTCGTGGGTAACTCATGGAATTGAAGGACTGATTATAGAAGAAAGAAATATTGAGCAAATTGTTGAATCACTATTAATGTATATGGAGAATCCCAATTTAGTAGATTTACACGGGCAAAATAGTTGGCAAAAAATTAAATCTTTTAACATAGAAGAAACAGGCATTAGACTGAAAAATTTATTTAGTCTTATTTCTTGA
- a CDS encoding glycosyltransferase gives MSQYKVVILFTNYGPYHLARVKAFQSIVKNDWEVVGLEITRDGVDYQWKTNLKNSELEIYSILGNLKPSEVDTKTNIKKTFDALSKINPDILVIAGYARLSMLSALFWSLWHGKPAIVLSESKDDDEPRIWWKEIIKSWLIKKYSSALVGGHPHKKYLVKLGFPENGIFNGYDVVDNSAFHPDNIKHLTSPLNKPFFLSINRFVEKKNLPLLISAYASYQQQLGENAWDLVLCGDGKLRSTLENLINQYKLHNYVHLPGFLQQDELFPYFAHGKCFIHASTTEQWGLVVNEAMAAGLPIIVSNRCGCFEDLVIEGVNGFGFNPENQQELTNLMIKMSSGEVDLESMGKASLQHINKYSPDYFAQGLKSAIEFAMNK, from the coding sequence ATGAGTCAATATAAAGTAGTGATCCTATTTACTAATTATGGTCCTTATCATTTAGCTAGAGTTAAGGCATTCCAGTCAATAGTTAAAAATGATTGGGAAGTTGTTGGACTAGAAATTACTAGAGATGGTGTTGATTATCAGTGGAAAACGAATCTTAAAAATAGCGAATTAGAAATATACAGTATCTTAGGTAACTTAAAACCCAGTGAAGTTGACACAAAAACTAATATCAAAAAAACCTTTGATGCTTTATCAAAAATCAATCCCGATATTCTTGTTATCGCAGGATATGCTCGTTTATCAATGCTATCGGCGTTATTTTGGAGTCTTTGGCATGGAAAACCAGCTATTGTTTTATCCGAGTCGAAAGATGATGATGAACCTCGTATTTGGTGGAAAGAAATTATTAAAAGTTGGCTAATTAAAAAATATTCCAGTGCGTTAGTAGGAGGACATCCTCACAAAAAATACTTAGTTAAACTAGGATTTCCTGAAAACGGTATTTTTAATGGCTATGATGTAGTTGATAACAGTGCTTTTCATCCTGATAATATAAAACATCTAACCTCGCCATTGAATAAACCTTTTTTCTTATCCATTAATCGATTTGTTGAAAAAAAGAATTTACCCTTACTAATCTCAGCTTATGCTTCTTATCAGCAACAACTCGGTGAAAATGCTTGGGATTTAGTTTTATGTGGAGATGGGAAATTGCGATCAACTTTAGAAAATTTAATTAATCAGTATAAATTGCATAATTATGTACACCTCCCCGGATTTTTACAGCAAGATGAATTATTTCCTTATTTTGCTCATGGCAAGTGTTTTATTCATGCCAGTACAACTGAACAATGGGGATTAGTCGTTAATGAAGCAATGGCGGCAGGTTTACCCATAATTGTCTCTAATCGCTGTGGTTGTTTTGAAGATTTGGTAATAGAAGGAGTTAATGGTTTTGGTTTTAATCCTGAAAATCAACAAGAATTAACCAATTTAATGATCAAAATGTCTTCGGGAGAAGTGGATTTAGAATCAATGGGCAAGGCATCTTTACAACATATTAATAAATATTCCCCTGATTATTTTGCTCAAGGATTAAAAAGTGCCATCGAGTTTGCCATGAATAAATAA
- a CDS encoding thylakoid membrane photosystem I accumulation factor translates to MLTTRFYSTFRRIFITFFCILSFWFSYTDISNASIDDDRYDGNIFVVYAGNGSLVPSKLTLKQSLARKMPVILVYYLDDNSDSKQYAFIVSRFQEFYGRAASIIATTVDTIPLKDKYEPDELGYYYKGGIPQTVVLDQKGKVVFDEIGQSKFEDVDDMLRKIFDLVPRSESVELKRKTFNEFNSELVPQTKE, encoded by the coding sequence ATGTTAACAACTCGCTTTTATTCGACTTTTAGACGCATCTTTATTACTTTCTTTTGTATTTTAAGTTTTTGGTTTAGTTACACCGATATTAGTAATGCTAGTATTGATGATGATCGCTACGATGGCAATATTTTTGTTGTTTATGCAGGGAATGGTTCTTTAGTACCTTCTAAATTAACCTTAAAACAATCCTTAGCTCGAAAAATGCCAGTAATTTTAGTATATTACCTTGATGATAATAGCGATTCCAAGCAATATGCTTTTATAGTTTCTCGTTTTCAAGAATTTTATGGACGTGCCGCTAGTATCATTGCCACCACAGTGGATACTATTCCTCTAAAAGATAAATATGAACCTGATGAACTGGGTTATTATTATAAAGGTGGTATTCCTCAAACCGTTGTTTTAGATCAAAAAGGTAAAGTCGTCTTTGATGAAATAGGACAATCAAAATTTGAGGATGTGGACGATATGTTACGAAAGATTTTTGACTTAGTACCTCGTTCAGAATCTGTGGAATTAAAACGCAAAACCTTCAATGAATTTAATAGCGAATTAGTACCCCAAACAAAAGAGTAA
- a CDS encoding J domain-containing protein yields the protein MNSFSNNKYSSSVRKYFANTHYGLFNLHPSASAMDIRRSYRELSKLYHPDTTNLPLEEAKQQFQKLNEAYGILANPEKRSLYDLQIGYSRWNVIQSSYDLSMSLSEEEEGMTSTYLDPTERPLSGGELFALLLMGITIISCLLLAITLAWLRSSII from the coding sequence GTGAACTCATTTAGTAATAATAAATATTCTTCTAGTGTTCGTAAATATTTTGCCAACACTCACTATGGATTGTTTAATTTACATCCCAGCGCATCAGCAATGGATATTAGAAGATCTTATCGAGAGTTAAGTAAACTTTATCATCCCGATACAACTAATTTACCTTTAGAGGAAGCAAAGCAACAATTTCAAAAATTAAATGAGGCTTATGGTATCTTAGCCAATCCCGAAAAGCGATCACTTTATGATTTACAAATTGGTTATTCTCGTTGGAATGTAATTCAAAGTTCTTATGATTTGTCAATGTCATTATCAGAAGAAGAAGAAGGAATGACATCAACTTATTTAGATCCTACCGAAAGACCGCTATCTGGTGGTGAATTATTTGCTTTATTATTAATGGGAATCACAATAATTAGTTGTCTGTTATTAGCAATAACTCTTGCTTGGTTGAGAAGTTCTATTATATAG
- a CDS encoding DUF3143 domain-containing protein produces the protein MPKLNPNSPLYNFPLPEIENWLKQMGCEQNPQQLNCWYIKKLEWEAEITLEIEDLNVNYLNAGADGSDIKRVFRYSLSRRDIEDAVFSGP, from the coding sequence ATGCCAAAATTAAACCCTAACAGTCCTTTATATAATTTTCCATTACCCGAAATTGAAAATTGGTTAAAACAAATGGGATGTGAGCAAAATCCACAACAACTTAACTGTTGGTATATAAAAAAATTGGAATGGGAGGCAGAAATAACCCTTGAGATAGAAGATCTTAATGTTAACTATCTCAATGCTGGAGCAGATGGTAGTGACATAAAAAGAGTATTTCGTTATTCTCTTTCTCGTCGAGACATTGAAGATGCTGTTTTTTCTGGACCTTAA
- a CDS encoding type II toxin-antitoxin system RelE/ParE family toxin codes for MAYRVVWSPKAVEDVEAIAAYIARDSPSYAAAVVQRVIEITSKLSEEAKHGRLIPEIEESTIIEQFAYSYRLIYRIESDIVTVAALIHGKRLLYLTD; via the coding sequence ATGGCTTATAGAGTAGTTTGGTCTCCCAAAGCAGTAGAAGATGTAGAAGCGATAGCGGCTTATATTGCTAGGGATTCACCGTCTTATGCCGCCGCCGTGGTTCAAAGGGTGATAGAAATTACTAGCAAATTATCAGAAGAGGCAAAACATGGAAGATTAATTCCTGAAATAGAAGAATCTACCATTATCGAACAATTTGCCTATAGTTATCGTTTGATTTATCGTATTGAATCTGATATTGTAACCGTTGCGGCATTAATTCATGGCAAAAGATTATTATATTTGACAGATTAA